The Sinorhizobium alkalisoli genomic interval CGCGCCATGTGCCCGGCGCTCGACGTGATCGCCGCCGACCCGGCGGCCGACCAGGCCTTTCTGGAAGGGCTTGCCGACTGGTGCGACCGCTATACGCCGCTTGTCGCGCTCGACGGCAAGGATGGCCTGTTCCTCGACATCACCGGCTGCGCGCATCTCTTCGGCGGCGAAAAGGCGCTGGTCAGCGATGTGCTCTCCCGGCTTTTTGCGCTCGGGGTTGAGGCGCGCGCGACCATTTCTTCTTCCGCCGGCCTCTCCTGGGCGGCGTCCCGCCATGGCCATGACGCGGTCATCGGCCCCGAGGAGGCCGATCGGATCCTGGCGCCCCTGCCGGTCGCGGCGCTCCGCCTGCCGGCGGAAACCGCCGCCGCACTCGAACGCGTCGGGCTGAGAGAGATCAGCGATCTTCTCAAGGCGCCGCGCGCGCCGCTTGCCCGCCGCTTCGGTGCCCAACTTCTCCTCAGGCTCGATCAGGCAAGGGGCCGGGTGGACGAGCCGCTCTCACCGCGCCTGCCGGTGCCGAGCTTTTCCGCCGAGCGCCGCTTTGCCGAGCCGCTGCAGGACGAGGCGTATATTCTCGAACTGACCCGGCATCTCGCCAAGGACGTCCGCGCCTCTCTCGAGCGGCAGGGCGAAGGCGGGCGGCTGTTCGAGCTCCTGCTGTTCCGTGTCGATGGTCGGGTATTCCGCGTTCAGGCCCACGCCGCCGTTGCCTTGAATGACGCCGGGCGGATCGCAGCACTCTTTCGCGAGCGGCTGCAGGCGATCCATGACGATCTCGATGCCGGATACGGCTTCGAAATCCTCCGGCTTGCCGTGCTCAGGAGCGAGAGGCTCGATCCCGCCCAGCAGGATTTTTCCGGCGTCCCCGATGAAAGCCAGCCGCTTGCCGCCTTCGTCGACAAGGTTTCCGCCCGCTTCGGGCCCGATTGCCTGATGCAGGCGCGCTTTGCCGAAAGCCATCTGCCGGAGCGGGCGGGCGGATTTGCCCCCTTGCGGGACGTCGCAGCACTCCTGGATGCCCCAGGCCTGAAAGGCGGGGTTTTTCCTGAAAACCGTCCTTTACGGATTTTCGCCCATCCCGAACCGGTGGAGGCGACGGCCGAAGTGCCGGAGGGGCCTCCGCGCAGCTTCAACTGGCGCAAGACCCGCTACCGCGTCGCCCGCGCCGAGGGGCCGGAACGCATCGCCGCCGAATGGTGGATCGATGGCGAGGACCACCCGACCCGCGACTATTTCCGGGTCGAGGATCAGGAGGGCCGGCGGTTCTGGCTGTTCCGCGAAGGCCTTTATGAACGGGAGGTCTCCTCGGCCCGCTGGTTCATGCATGGAGTTTTCGCATGAGCGAGAAACCCAGCTTCTACGAGCTCCCCATCTTCTATGAGCTAGGCGCACGCACGAACTTCTCCTTTCTCGAAGGGGCGGCGCCGGCAGAGGAGATGGTCGTCTTCGCCAAGAAGATCGGACTTTCCGGCCTCGGCATCGCCGACCGCAACAGCGTCGCCGGCGTTGTCAGGGCCCATGCCAAGGCGAAGCTGGAACGCTATCCTTTCCAGCCGGGCGCCCGTCTCGCCTTTGCCGACGACACGCCGGACATCCTTGCCTATCCCCAGAACCGGCGCGGCTGGGGGCATCTCTGCCGCCTGCTCAGCGCCGGGAACCTGCGTTCGAAGAAAGGCGACTGCACGCTTTATTTCGCCGATCTCCTCGAATGGCAGGAAGAGCTTCTCCTGATCGTCCTGCCGAAGGACGGCCGGCCGGAACCCGAAACTCTGGACGCGCTTCTGCAGACATTGCAGGAGCCTCTCGGCAACCGGCTCCATCTCGGCCTGACGCCGCGCTATGACGGCTTCGACCGGCACGATTTCGCCGCTCTGGCCGCCGTCGCCCGCAAGACCGGCGTCCCGCTTCTCGCCACCAACGACGCGCTCTACCACGACCCGCATTACCGCCCGCTCGCCGATGTGGTGACCGCGATCCGCGAGCATGTGACGGTCATGAGCGCCGGGTTCCTCCTCCAGAAGAATGCCGAAAGGCATCTGAAGGGGCCGAAGGAAATGGCGCGGCTTTTCAGCGATTATCCCGAGGCGATCGCCAATGCGCGCCGGTTTTTCGAGCGGCTCTCCTTCAGCCTCGACGAGCTCAGCCATCAATATCCGGATGAAAACGAGAAAGGCGAGAGCCCGGCGACAAGCCTGCGCAGGCTCGTCGCGGAAGGGGCGATCGAGCGCTATCCGGGCGGTGTGCCGGACAAGGTCAAGCGCCAGATCGACTACGAGCTCGAACTCATCCACGAGAAGAAGTACGAGCCCTATTTCCTGACCGTCCACAAGCTGGTGAAATTCGCCCGCAGCGTGGACATCCTCTGCCAGGGGCGGGGATCGGCGGCCAATTCCTCGGTCTGCTTCTGCCTCGGCATTACCGATGTCGATCCGCAGAAATTCACGCTGCTGTTCGACCGCTTCCTGTCGAAGGACCGCGACGAGCCGCCCGATATCGATGTCGATTTCGAGCACGAGCGGCGCGAGGAGGTCATCCAATATATCTACCGGACCTATGGCAGGGAGCATGCGGGCCTCACCGCCGCGGTGATCAGCTATCGCTCGCGCTCCGCCGGGCGCGAGGTCGCCAAGGCCTTCGGCCTTTCGGAAGATGTGCAATCGGCGCTCGTAAGCTCCATCTGGGGCTGGGGAACCTCGCCCTTCACCGAGGAGCAGGCCAGAGGCGCCGGTCTCGACATCGCCGATCCGCTGACGCGGCGCGTCCTTGCCTATGCGAGCCTGCTCATGAACTTCCCGCGCCATCTCTCCCAGCATGTCGGCGGCTTCGTCATCACCCGCGACCGGCTCGATGAGGTCGTGCCGATCATGAACACGGCCATGCCCGATCGCTACATGATCGAATGGGATAAGGACGATCTCGACCAGTTGAAGATCCTCAAGGTCGACGTGCTGGCGCTTGGCATGCTGACCTGCCTCGCCAAGGCCTTCAAGCTTCTGGAGACGCATTACGGCGAGCCGAAGATACTGGCCGAACTCTACCAGGACCAGCGGGAGGCCGTTTACGACATGATCTGCCGCGCCGATACGGTCGGGGTCTTCCAGATCGAAAGCCGGGCGCAGATGAGCATGCTGCCGCGCCTACGCCCACGCGAAATGTACGATCTGGTGATCGAAGTCGCGATCGTCCGCCCCGGGCCGATCCAGGGCAACATGGTGCATCCCTATCTGAAACGGCGCGAGGCGCAGCGCCGGGGCGAGCCGGTCGATTATCCAAGCGCGGAATTGAGGGCGGTGCTTGAAAGGACGCTGGGCGTGCCGCTGTTCCAGGAACAGGCGATGCAGATCGCAATCACCGCCGCCGGCTTTTCCCCGAGCGAGGCCGATCAGCTCCGCCGCGCCATGGCGACCTTCAAGCGGACGGGCACGATTCATACCTTCGAGCGCAAGATGATCGACGGCATGGTCGCAAACGGTTACGAGCCGGAATTCGCCGAGCGCTGCTTCAACCAGATCAAGGGTTTCGGCGAATACGGCTTTCCCGAAAGCCATGCCGCCTCCTTCGCCTCGCTCGTCTATGCCTCGTCCTGGTTCAAGGCTTACTATCCGGATATCTTCTGCGCGGCGCTTTTGAATTCGCAGCCGATGGGTTTCTACGCCCCCGCCCAGCTCGTGCGCGACGCGCGCGAGCACGGGGTCAAGATGCTGCCGGTCGACATCAACCATTCGGATTGGG includes:
- a CDS encoding DNA polymerase Y family protein; protein product: MRLVALDTLAERIGLKRGQGAAEARAMCPALDVIAADPAADQAFLEGLADWCDRYTPLVALDGKDGLFLDITGCAHLFGGEKALVSDVLSRLFALGVEARATISSSAGLSWAASRHGHDAVIGPEEADRILAPLPVAALRLPAETAAALERVGLREISDLLKAPRAPLARRFGAQLLLRLDQARGRVDEPLSPRLPVPSFSAERRFAEPLQDEAYILELTRHLAKDVRASLERQGEGGRLFELLLFRVDGRVFRVQAHAAVALNDAGRIAALFRERLQAIHDDLDAGYGFEILRLAVLRSERLDPAQQDFSGVPDESQPLAAFVDKVSARFGPDCLMQARFAESHLPERAGGFAPLRDVAALLDAPGLKGGVFPENRPLRIFAHPEPVEATAEVPEGPPRSFNWRKTRYRVARAEGPERIAAEWWIDGEDHPTRDYFRVEDQEGRRFWLFREGLYEREVSSARWFMHGVFA
- a CDS encoding error-prone DNA polymerase; its protein translation is MSEKPSFYELPIFYELGARTNFSFLEGAAPAEEMVVFAKKIGLSGLGIADRNSVAGVVRAHAKAKLERYPFQPGARLAFADDTPDILAYPQNRRGWGHLCRLLSAGNLRSKKGDCTLYFADLLEWQEELLLIVLPKDGRPEPETLDALLQTLQEPLGNRLHLGLTPRYDGFDRHDFAALAAVARKTGVPLLATNDALYHDPHYRPLADVVTAIREHVTVMSAGFLLQKNAERHLKGPKEMARLFSDYPEAIANARRFFERLSFSLDELSHQYPDENEKGESPATSLRRLVAEGAIERYPGGVPDKVKRQIDYELELIHEKKYEPYFLTVHKLVKFARSVDILCQGRGSAANSSVCFCLGITDVDPQKFTLLFDRFLSKDRDEPPDIDVDFEHERREEVIQYIYRTYGREHAGLTAAVISYRSRSAGREVAKAFGLSEDVQSALVSSIWGWGTSPFTEEQARGAGLDIADPLTRRVLAYASLLMNFPRHLSQHVGGFVITRDRLDEVVPIMNTAMPDRYMIEWDKDDLDQLKILKVDVLALGMLTCLAKAFKLLETHYGEPKILAELYQDQREAVYDMICRADTVGVFQIESRAQMSMLPRLRPREMYDLVIEVAIVRPGPIQGNMVHPYLKRREAQRRGEPVDYPSAELRAVLERTLGVPLFQEQAMQIAITAAGFSPSEADQLRRAMATFKRTGTIHTFERKMIDGMVANGYEPEFAERCFNQIKGFGEYGFPESHAASFASLVYASSWFKAYYPDIFCAALLNSQPMGFYAPAQLVRDAREHGVKMLPVDINHSDWDALLEGADLFNRDAIDPRHEAMRDVIRSRKAVRLGFRLVKGLRRTDMETLVEHRGDDGYRSVHELWIRSGLTRPVLERLADADAFRSIGLDRRAALWAVKALDEASAVERLPLFDGAGAEDLQAEPAVTLPVMPEGEHVIHDYRTLTLSLKAHPVSFMRQDFARMGITCNRDLMKTPAGRRVTVAGVVLVRQRPGSANGVIFMTIEDETGVSNIIVWDRTFRKYRAEVMGSRLVKIRGRLQSESDVIHVVAEYIEDMTPMLGLLRKEARRFGASDRADAALRPTADARDKRRLRQQQLGQSAYDPPVDAAGEAAEVMPKGRNFH